In Pantanalinema sp., a single window of DNA contains:
- a CDS encoding N-6 DNA methylase, which produces MSTTQDIVQKLWSLCHVLRDDGVSYLAYVTELTYLLFLKMAQEVGTEDQLPEGYRWQDLDSKDGIDQLTFYRMMLIHLGSHGSGRVQAIFANASTMLTKPTTLKKLTDSIDDLDWYSARHEGLGDLYEGLLEKNMSEAKSGAGQYFTPRPLIDSMVALVKPQAGERVQDPATGTAGFLVAADRYIKEITDDLFDLSEKLQEFQRREAFYGMELGPVVHRLALMNAMLHDIQSDILLGDTLSPQGAALPKADVILTNPPFGTKKGGGLPTRDDFTFPTSNKQLAFLQHIYRSLKPGGRAAVVLPDNVLFEDNVGAQIRADLMDKCDLHTILRLPTGIFYAQGVKTNVLFFTRGKTDKGNTPGVWVYDLRTNMPSFGKRTPLTREHFKPFEEAYGDNPLGQSPRVYQGEQGRFRYFTREQIKARGENLDISWLKDDSVESSEDLPTPEVIATEIMENLRTALEEMEALSKLLAEPATNVEA; this is translated from the coding sequence ATGAGCACGACCCAGGATATCGTCCAGAAGCTGTGGAGCCTCTGCCACGTCCTTAGGGACGACGGTGTTTCGTACCTCGCCTACGTTACCGAACTGACCTACCTGCTCTTTCTCAAGATGGCGCAGGAAGTCGGCACCGAGGACCAGCTCCCCGAGGGCTATCGTTGGCAGGACCTGGATAGCAAGGATGGCATCGATCAGCTGACCTTCTATCGAATGATGTTGATCCATCTTGGTTCTCACGGGTCGGGCCGAGTGCAAGCGATTTTCGCCAACGCCTCGACGATGCTGACCAAGCCGACCACGCTGAAGAAGCTGACCGACTCGATCGACGACTTGGACTGGTACAGCGCCCGTCACGAGGGCCTGGGTGACCTCTACGAGGGCCTGCTTGAGAAGAACATGAGCGAGGCCAAGTCTGGTGCGGGGCAATACTTCACGCCTCGGCCACTTATCGACAGCATGGTTGCCCTGGTGAAGCCACAAGCAGGAGAGCGAGTTCAGGATCCGGCAACCGGAACTGCAGGCTTCCTTGTTGCCGCCGATCGCTACATCAAGGAGATCACCGACGACCTTTTCGACTTGAGCGAGAAGCTGCAGGAGTTCCAGCGCCGAGAGGCTTTCTACGGCATGGAACTTGGACCTGTGGTCCATCGGCTCGCCCTCATGAACGCGATGCTGCACGACATCCAGAGCGACATCCTGCTGGGCGACACCCTCTCGCCCCAGGGCGCAGCCTTGCCGAAGGCGGACGTGATCCTCACCAATCCGCCCTTCGGCACCAAGAAAGGCGGAGGGCTTCCCACTCGGGACGACTTCACCTTCCCGACCTCGAACAAGCAGCTCGCCTTCCTTCAGCACATCTACCGCAGCCTGAAGCCGGGCGGCCGGGCGGCGGTTGTCCTGCCCGACAACGTGCTCTTCGAGGACAACGTCGGCGCCCAGATCCGCGCCGACCTGATGGACAAGTGCGACCTGCACACCATCCTGCGGCTGCCCACAGGCATCTTCTATGCCCAGGGGGTCAAGACCAACGTCCTGTTCTTCACTAGGGGCAAGACCGACAAGGGCAACACCCCGGGGGTCTGGGTCTACGACCTGCGGACCAATATGCCCTCGTTCGGGAAGCGGACCCCGCTGACCCGCGAGCACTTCAAGCCCTTCGAGGAGGCCTATGGCGACAATCCGCTTGGCCAGAGTCCTCGTGTTTACCAGGGCGAGCAAGGGCGGTTCCGCTACTTCACTCGCGAGCAGATCAAGGCCCGGGGAGAGAACCTCGACATCTCGTGGCTCAAGGATGACAGCGTTGAGAGTTCCGAAGACCTGCCCACCCCAGAGGTGATCGCCACCGAGATCATGGAAAACCTGCGGACAGCGCTAGAGGAGATGGAGGCGCTGAGCAAGTTGCTGGCAGAGCCGGCGACAAATGTGGAAGCCTAA
- the hsdR gene encoding type I restriction-modification system endonuclease, which yields MSDSTTTVQSNFSFLAEHSPRLVTTATLAERYLADDPNTCLIKLRQYAEILAQMVAARIGLYTSTEDSFKDILDRMRDRNVLAPDVANLFHGIRKAGNGAAHSLRGEYDEALHQLRMARALAVWFHQAFGKERAFKPEPFRLPARPADGARELAEQIERLQQELAATREASTAAQDTAREEALRRLEAEARAQHVALEREQLEAAAKQAEEQFQAERQRLTLELEAVQAKAASSPAEAISQLVAQAVEAGQHLDIDEADTRRLIDQQLREAGWEVDTQNLTYAKGVRPQKGKNLAIAEWPTESGPADYVLFAGLLPLGVVEAKRRNKDVAAYIRQAKRYSKTYKPSAGEAAPGGPWGEYKIPFLYSTNGRPFLRQLKEKSGVWFLDARRAQNHPYPLEAWYTPQGLLGLLEQDVDRSNEALASEAFSYLDLRDYQKEAIRAVEQAIIQGQREMLVAMATGTGKTRTCIGLIYRLAKAKRFRRVLFLVDRSALGEQTLNAFKDVRLENLQTFSDIYDVKGMGDMVPDADTRLHIATVQGMVKRILYPSTEDRPFPVDLYDCIVIDECHRGYNLDKDLSETELTFRSEEDYFSKYRRVLDHFDAVKIGLTATPALHTTEIFGAPVYQYSYRQAVIDGYLVDHEPPIRIVTGLAEDGIVWKVGEPIPVYNVRLNTVDLLQAPDEVALEVDAFNRKVVTENFNRVVCRELARHIDPSLPGKTLLFCATDSHADLVVRLLKEAYEEQHGGIDDDAIVKITGSADDPLGLIRRFKNEQHPKVVVTVDLLTTGIDVPEIVNLVFIRLVRSRILYEQMLGRATRLCDDIGKDRFRIFDAVDLYKALAPVSTMKPVVTTPTITFEQLVEELKSVTHAQAQQEVHDQLLAKLQRKAKRLKGHEGFETLAGMNPAALIAHLRSQGPAGSSTWFKTHQDLALFLDRVRTGDGPTLLISHHEDELRRVERGYGNATRPEDYLESFTAFIRDNMNLIPALSIVTQRPRDLTRAQLKELKLALDQAGYNEAALQTAWQEMTNEDIAASIIGFIRQRALGSPLVPYAERVERAVKKIVASRYWTEPQRKWLERIGSQLKQETIVDREALDRGQFKASGGFARIDKMFEGQLEMILGDLQEQVWKDAG from the coding sequence ATGAGCGACAGCACGACCACGGTCCAATCAAATTTCTCGTTCCTGGCCGAGCACTCGCCTCGCCTGGTGACCACTGCCACGCTGGCCGAGCGCTACCTGGCCGACGACCCGAACACCTGCCTCATCAAGCTGCGCCAGTACGCCGAGATCCTGGCGCAAATGGTCGCCGCAAGGATCGGCCTCTACACCTCGACCGAGGACTCCTTCAAGGACATCCTCGACCGGATGCGGGATCGGAACGTCCTGGCCCCCGACGTGGCCAACCTCTTTCACGGGATCCGCAAGGCCGGCAACGGGGCCGCGCACTCGCTCAGGGGCGAGTACGACGAGGCCCTGCACCAGCTGAGGATGGCCCGCGCCCTGGCGGTCTGGTTCCACCAGGCCTTCGGCAAGGAGCGGGCCTTCAAGCCCGAGCCGTTCAGGCTTCCTGCTCGGCCGGCCGACGGGGCCCGCGAGCTGGCCGAGCAGATCGAGCGCCTGCAGCAGGAGCTTGCGGCGACCCGCGAGGCCTCCACCGCCGCCCAGGACACGGCCCGCGAGGAAGCCCTGCGGCGCCTCGAAGCCGAGGCCCGCGCGCAGCACGTCGCCCTCGAGCGCGAGCAACTCGAGGCCGCCGCCAAGCAGGCCGAGGAGCAGTTCCAGGCCGAACGCCAGCGCCTCACCCTCGAGCTCGAGGCCGTGCAGGCCAAGGCTGCCTCCAGCCCCGCCGAGGCCATCTCGCAGCTCGTTGCCCAGGCCGTGGAGGCCGGTCAGCACCTCGACATCGACGAAGCGGACACCCGCCGCCTGATCGACCAGCAACTCCGCGAGGCCGGATGGGAGGTCGATACCCAGAACCTCACCTATGCCAAGGGTGTTCGCCCCCAGAAGGGCAAGAACCTCGCCATCGCCGAGTGGCCGACCGAGAGCGGGCCCGCAGACTACGTCCTGTTCGCGGGCCTCCTGCCCCTCGGGGTGGTGGAGGCAAAGCGCCGAAACAAGGATGTGGCCGCCTACATCCGTCAAGCGAAGCGCTACAGCAAGACCTACAAGCCATCCGCGGGTGAAGCCGCCCCGGGGGGACCGTGGGGCGAGTACAAGATCCCGTTCCTCTACTCGACCAACGGGCGACCTTTCCTGCGGCAACTGAAGGAGAAGAGCGGGGTCTGGTTCCTGGATGCCCGGCGGGCTCAGAACCACCCCTATCCCCTCGAGGCCTGGTACACCCCCCAAGGCTTGCTGGGTCTCCTGGAGCAGGACGTCGATCGCTCCAACGAGGCCCTCGCGTCGGAGGCCTTCTCCTACCTCGACCTGCGAGACTACCAGAAGGAGGCCATCCGGGCCGTCGAGCAGGCCATCATCCAAGGCCAGCGGGAGATGCTCGTGGCGATGGCCACCGGCACGGGGAAGACCCGCACATGCATCGGCCTCATCTACCGCCTCGCAAAGGCCAAGCGCTTCCGTCGCGTGCTGTTCCTGGTGGACCGGTCGGCGCTCGGGGAGCAGACCCTCAACGCCTTCAAGGACGTCCGGCTCGAGAACCTTCAAACCTTCTCCGACATCTACGACGTCAAGGGGATGGGCGACATGGTGCCCGATGCCGATACCCGGCTGCACATCGCCACCGTCCAGGGCATGGTCAAGCGGATCCTCTACCCCTCGACCGAGGACCGCCCCTTTCCCGTGGACCTCTACGACTGCATCGTGATCGACGAGTGCCACCGGGGCTACAACCTCGACAAGGACCTCTCGGAGACCGAGCTGACCTTCCGCAGCGAGGAGGACTACTTCTCGAAGTACCGGCGGGTGCTCGACCACTTCGACGCGGTGAAGATCGGCCTGACCGCCACGCCCGCCCTGCACACCACCGAGATCTTCGGCGCGCCGGTGTACCAGTACAGCTACCGCCAGGCGGTCATCGACGGCTATCTGGTCGACCATGAGCCACCCATCCGCATCGTCACGGGCCTGGCCGAGGACGGCATCGTCTGGAAGGTGGGCGAGCCGATCCCGGTCTACAACGTCCGGCTCAACACCGTGGATCTGCTTCAGGCGCCCGATGAGGTCGCCCTCGAGGTGGACGCCTTCAACCGGAAGGTAGTCACCGAGAACTTCAACCGGGTGGTCTGCCGCGAGCTGGCGCGGCACATCGACCCTTCGCTACCGGGAAAGACGCTGCTCTTCTGCGCCACCGACAGCCATGCGGACCTCGTGGTCAGGCTCCTCAAGGAGGCCTACGAGGAGCAGCACGGCGGGATCGACGACGACGCCATCGTCAAGATCACGGGCTCGGCCGACGACCCGCTGGGGCTCATCCGCCGCTTCAAGAACGAGCAGCACCCCAAGGTCGTGGTGACGGTGGACCTCTTGACCACGGGCATCGACGTTCCCGAGATCGTCAACCTGGTCTTCATCCGCCTTGTCCGTAGCCGCATCCTCTACGAGCAGATGCTGGGCCGCGCGACCCGCCTGTGCGACGACATCGGCAAAGATCGCTTCCGCATCTTCGACGCGGTGGACCTCTACAAGGCCCTGGCCCCGGTCTCGACCATGAAGCCGGTGGTCACCACCCCCACGATCACGTTCGAGCAGCTCGTCGAGGAGCTGAAATCGGTGACTCACGCGCAGGCCCAGCAAGAGGTCCACGACCAGCTGCTTGCCAAGCTCCAGCGCAAGGCCAAGAGGCTCAAGGGTCACGAAGGATTCGAGACCCTTGCAGGTATGAACCCAGCCGCCCTGATCGCCCACCTGAGGTCGCAGGGGCCCGCAGGATCGTCCACCTGGTTCAAGACGCACCAGGACCTGGCCCTGTTTCTCGACCGGGTGAGGACCGGGGACGGCCCCACGCTCCTCATCTCCCACCATGAGGATGAGCTGCGCCGAGTGGAGCGAGGCTACGGCAACGCCACCCGTCCCGAGGACTACCTCGAGTCGTTCACGGCGTTCATCCGCGACAACATGAACCTGATCCCCGCCCTTTCGATCGTCACCCAGCGCCCGCGCGACCTGACCCGCGCGCAGCTCAAGGAGCTGAAGCTGGCCCTGGACCAGGCGGGGTACAATGAGGCAGCCCTTCAGACGGCCTGGCAGGAGATGACCAACGAGGACATCGCAGCCTCGATCATCGGGTTCATCCGCCAGCGAGCCCTGGGCTCGCCCCTCGTGCCCTACGCGGAGCGGGTGGAGCGGGCCGTCAAGAAGATCGTCGCCAGCCGCTACTGGACCGAGCCCCAGCGGAAGTGGCTCGAGCGGATCGGTAGCCAGCTCAAGCAGGAGACGATCGTCGATCGCGAGGCCCTCGATCGCGGCCAGTTCAAGGCCAGCGGTGGCTTCGCCCGGATCGACAAGATGTTCGAGGGCCAGCTTGAAATGATACTCGGCGACCTGCAAGAGCAGGTCTGGAAAGATGCAGGATAG
- a CDS encoding aspartate kinase → MALIVQKFGGSSVGDVERIRHVARRVAQTRREGNDVVVAVSAMGKTTDGLVALMSQISSSPSAREVDMLLSTGEQVSIALLAQALIEEGVSAVSLTGWQAGITTEPVHRNAPIKTIDTRRMKDLLSEGYVVVVAGFQGVSEGGAITTLGRGGSDTTAVAVAAALSADFCDIFTDVDGVYTADPRMVPDARMHPEISYDEMLELASLGAKVLHPRSVEYAKHAKLFLRVRSSFNEGTGTVVKGVDQLEQLNPVTGVTADLKQAKLAVLQVPDRPGVAAQLFGALAKQHIDVDMIIQTEHAAHGSDRTDIAFTVAEGDLASARRIVNEVAESLGASGVIAAGDVAKVSIVGAGMINHPGTAAAMFEALSDAGINIQMISTSEIKVSCVIDRSRAEDAVRALHRRFALGALGAPQASPQNVQ, encoded by the coding sequence ATGGCCTTGATCGTTCAGAAGTTCGGCGGCTCATCCGTCGGCGACGTGGAGCGGATCCGGCACGTCGCGCGCCGCGTCGCCCAGACGCGGCGCGAGGGCAACGACGTCGTCGTCGCGGTCTCCGCCATGGGCAAGACCACCGACGGCCTCGTCGCCCTGATGAGCCAGATCTCGAGCTCACCTTCCGCGCGCGAGGTCGACATGCTGCTCTCCACCGGCGAGCAGGTCTCCATCGCCCTGCTCGCCCAGGCCCTCATCGAGGAGGGGGTGAGCGCCGTGAGCCTCACGGGCTGGCAGGCAGGGATCACCACCGAGCCGGTGCACCGCAACGCGCCCATCAAGACCATCGACACCCGGCGCATGAAGGACCTGCTCTCGGAGGGCTACGTCGTGGTGGTCGCGGGCTTCCAGGGGGTCAGCGAGGGGGGCGCCATCACCACCCTCGGCCGGGGCGGCTCGGACACGACCGCGGTGGCCGTCGCGGCGGCCCTCTCGGCCGACTTCTGCGACATCTTCACCGATGTGGACGGGGTCTACACCGCCGACCCGCGCATGGTGCCCGACGCCCGGATGCACCCCGAGATCTCCTACGACGAGATGCTCGAGCTGGCAAGCCTTGGGGCCAAGGTCCTGCACCCGCGCTCGGTCGAGTACGCCAAGCACGCCAAGCTGTTCCTGCGCGTCCGCTCGAGCTTCAACGAGGGGACCGGGACGGTCGTCAAGGGGGTGGATCAGTTGGAACAGTTGAACCCGGTCACCGGCGTCACCGCGGACCTCAAGCAGGCCAAGCTCGCCGTCCTCCAGGTCCCAGACCGGCCCGGGGTGGCCGCTCAGCTCTTCGGGGCGCTCGCCAAGCAGCACATCGACGTGGACATGATCATCCAGACCGAGCATGCGGCACACGGCTCGGATCGCACCGACATCGCCTTCACCGTCGCCGAGGGGGACCTGGCCTCGGCCCGGCGGATCGTCAACGAGGTCGCCGAGAGCCTCGGCGCCTCGGGCGTCATCGCGGCCGGCGACGTGGCCAAGGTCTCCATCGTCGGCGCCGGCATGATCAATCACCCGGGCACCGCGGCCGCCATGTTCGAGGCCCTCTCCGACGCGGGGATCAACATCCAGATGATTTCGACCTCCGAGATCAAGGTCTCGTGCGTGATCGACCGCTCCCGAGCCGAGGATGCCGTGCGGGCCCTTCACCGCCGCTTCGCCCTCGGCGCGCTCGGCGCTCCGCAGGCGAGCCCTCAGAACGTCCAATAA
- the thrB gene encoding homoserine kinase, translating into MPDFEVLVPATSANMGPGFDCLGLALPFGNRFRVETAPRQPGSYRLAGEGAGSALEGERNLFWVAAQRLAAEVGAELPPLAVACEASIPLGRGLGSSASAVVGGLLAANRVLGERLGPGDLLRLATEIEGHPDNVAPALLGGVCVAVQGEGGLLAERLAVMDAPGLAVAVPSFELSTAKARAALPSLVPHADAVYNVGRAALLVTALFSSRRELLAEALADRLHQPYREPLIPGMPEVVRAARDAGAWGVTLSGAGPTLLAWCPSERREAVALAMAEAWATEGIAARAFPSAIAAQGATIHPAA; encoded by the coding sequence ATGCCAGATTTCGAGGTCCTCGTCCCCGCGACCTCCGCCAACATGGGCCCCGGGTTCGACTGCCTGGGCCTTGCCTTGCCTTTCGGCAACCGCTTCCGGGTCGAGACGGCTCCGCGGCAGCCGGGCTCCTACCGGCTGGCGGGCGAGGGCGCAGGCTCCGCGCTGGAGGGCGAGCGCAACCTCTTCTGGGTGGCGGCCCAGCGGCTCGCCGCCGAAGTGGGCGCCGAGCTTCCCCCCCTGGCCGTCGCGTGCGAGGCTTCGATCCCGCTCGGGCGCGGCCTCGGCTCCAGCGCGAGCGCCGTGGTCGGCGGGCTCCTCGCCGCCAACCGGGTGCTCGGCGAGAGGCTCGGGCCCGGCGACCTGCTGCGGCTGGCCACCGAGATCGAGGGCCACCCGGACAACGTGGCCCCCGCCCTTCTGGGGGGCGTCTGCGTCGCCGTCCAGGGCGAGGGGGGCTTGCTGGCCGAGCGCCTCGCGGTGATGGACGCGCCGGGGCTCGCCGTCGCCGTCCCCTCCTTCGAGCTCTCGACCGCCAAGGCCCGCGCGGCCTTGCCCTCGCTTGTTCCCCATGCCGATGCGGTCTATAATGTGGGGCGCGCGGCCCTGCTGGTCACCGCCCTCTTCTCGAGCCGCCGCGAGCTACTGGCCGAGGCCCTCGCCGACAGGCTCCACCAGCCCTACCGCGAGCCCCTGATCCCCGGCATGCCCGAGGTGGTGCGCGCGGCGCGCGACGCCGGGGCGTGGGGGGTGACCCTCTCCGGGGCCGGGCCCACCTTGCTCGCCTGGTGTCCTTCCGAGCGCCGCGAGGCCGTCGCCTTGGCGATGGCCGAGGCCTGGGCGACGGAAGGGATCGCCGCTCGGGCCTTTCCCAGTGCGATCGCCGCGCAGGGCGCCACCATCCATCCGGCCGCATGA
- a CDS encoding nucleotide sugar dehydrogenase has protein sequence MRVCVIGSGRLGLAMAAFLAEIGHRVRCVDGDQERLDRLERGELKLREPGLEALIAVNQMADNLEFSSDLPARVAEADVVVIAVEPSMRSSGEPDLGALRRIAQEVGRALSGETLVALKGMIPVGCAAWVGMWINEGARLSLPHGKAHPAPSAFEVVTLPGPLRAGSALHDAFHPDCLVVGASAPRAIEGVRRLYAPLLERRTPQGGEAVPLVATDPATAELIPYATTALIATRAAFADELAQLCERFGADPDDLALGLGLDRRLDGIGGGWSWGEAAPTGEVASLIRLAEEYGEAPGVLKAAHATLLRRRGTALTKLQRHLKVLKGRTVVLMGLDPGLDDWRDSLSIALAEDLLARGVKVLAYDPEAASEAALRCPALRVAACPYEAAKGADALVFGTRALRGALDLTRLRGQVRTAFLLDARNALSPGEVRSAGFAYAGLGRS, from the coding sequence ATGCGCGTTTGCGTCATCGGGAGCGGCCGGCTGGGCCTGGCCATGGCCGCCTTCCTCGCCGAGATCGGCCACCGGGTGCGATGCGTCGATGGAGACCAGGAGCGCCTCGATCGCCTGGAAAGAGGCGAGCTGAAGCTTCGCGAGCCCGGCCTCGAGGCCCTCATCGCCGTCAACCAGATGGCTGACAACCTTGAATTTTCGAGCGACCTGCCCGCGAGGGTCGCCGAGGCGGACGTGGTGGTGATCGCCGTCGAGCCCTCCATGCGCTCGAGCGGGGAGCCCGATCTCGGGGCGCTGCGCCGCATCGCCCAGGAGGTGGGGCGGGCCCTCTCGGGCGAGACCCTCGTCGCCCTCAAGGGCATGATCCCCGTCGGCTGCGCCGCCTGGGTGGGCATGTGGATCAACGAGGGGGCGAGGCTTTCTTTGCCCCACGGCAAGGCGCACCCCGCTCCGAGCGCCTTCGAGGTCGTCACCCTGCCCGGCCCCCTGCGCGCGGGCTCGGCCTTGCACGACGCCTTCCATCCGGATTGCCTGGTGGTGGGGGCGAGCGCCCCGCGCGCCATCGAGGGGGTGCGCAGGCTGTATGCCCCGCTGCTCGAGCGGCGCACCCCGCAAGGGGGAGAGGCCGTTCCCTTGGTCGCGACCGATCCGGCCACCGCGGAGCTCATCCCCTACGCCACCACCGCCCTCATCGCCACCCGCGCGGCCTTCGCCGACGAGCTGGCGCAGCTGTGCGAGCGCTTCGGGGCGGATCCCGACGACCTGGCCCTCGGCCTGGGGCTCGATCGCCGCCTCGACGGCATCGGGGGGGGCTGGAGCTGGGGGGAGGCGGCCCCGACCGGCGAGGTGGCCTCCTTGATCCGGCTGGCCGAGGAGTACGGCGAGGCGCCCGGGGTGCTGAAAGCGGCGCATGCGACCCTGCTGCGGCGCCGGGGGACCGCCCTCACCAAGCTCCAGCGTCACCTGAAGGTGCTGAAAGGCCGCACCGTCGTGCTCATGGGCCTGGACCCGGGGCTCGACGACTGGCGCGACTCGCTCTCGATCGCGCTGGCCGAGGACCTGCTCGCGCGCGGCGTCAAGGTCCTGGCCTACGACCCCGAGGCCGCGAGCGAGGCCGCCCTGCGGTGCCCCGCCCTGCGCGTCGCGGCCTGCCCCTACGAGGCTGCCAAGGGGGCCGACGCCCTCGTCTTCGGCACCCGCGCGCTGCGCGGCGCGCTCGATCTCACCCGGCTGAGGGGCCAGGTGCGAACGGCCTTCCTGCTCGATGCGCGCAACGCGCTCTCGCCCGGCGAGGTACGCTCCGCCGGTTTCGCCTACGCCGGTCTCGGCCGGTCTTGA
- a CDS encoding radical SAM protein: MRVHLINPPELAGYISDRDKAGGLGTMFPINRRYRYRAFTPPLDLMYAAAVAEREGHEVRLTDACAERLKRTDLLLSLEKEAPDAVGVRLSLPTLKEDLSIARMLKAVLPRAKVFAFGNVIQTTHARWLDDCGLDGVLFGEPEALVADFLAGRHNAQVWTPRVPFAPGGWLLQDTAALDALPHPAWHLLDMRRYSPDGTPSGATYYVLTSRGCPKACSMCPYYVHQGGPWRARSLESVTAELDHLKALGARFLQARDPNIGLVKKRLRAIAEAMTQGGYGFKWVIETDLESLDPETLEVLAKGGLKRLMTGIESADPTILREIHQHPDALKLTLKNITRCKELGIELTGFMVVGSTSESFESVVATVRMAQHLPMNYSVSLMTPYLGTVYRTEAEELGHVADSGNYHELGGTACVVRTRYLDRPKVKLAYRWAQGELEWTLRRRALDEARGLGKVLPALRLAKHVVWHAPTSWHFGLEREAARKRANSNQNLAGVG, from the coding sequence ATGCGCGTGCACCTGATCAACCCCCCGGAGCTTGCGGGCTATATCAGCGATCGCGACAAGGCGGGCGGGCTGGGCACCATGTTCCCCATCAACCGCCGCTACCGCTACCGCGCCTTCACCCCGCCCCTCGACCTGATGTACGCGGCGGCGGTCGCCGAGCGCGAGGGGCACGAGGTGCGCCTCACCGACGCCTGCGCCGAGCGCCTCAAGCGCACGGACCTGCTCCTCTCCCTCGAGAAGGAGGCCCCCGACGCGGTGGGCGTCCGGCTGAGTCTGCCGACCCTCAAGGAGGACCTCTCGATCGCGAGGATGCTCAAGGCCGTCCTGCCCCGCGCCAAGGTCTTCGCCTTCGGCAACGTCATCCAGACGACCCACGCCCGCTGGCTCGACGACTGCGGCCTGGACGGGGTCCTGTTCGGGGAGCCGGAGGCCCTGGTGGCCGACTTCCTCGCAGGCAGGCACAACGCCCAGGTCTGGACCCCCAGGGTCCCCTTCGCGCCGGGCGGCTGGCTCCTTCAGGACACGGCAGCGCTCGACGCCCTGCCCCATCCCGCCTGGCACCTGCTCGACATGCGGCGCTACAGCCCCGACGGCACGCCCAGCGGCGCGACCTACTACGTGCTGACCAGCCGCGGCTGCCCGAAGGCCTGCTCCATGTGCCCCTACTACGTCCACCAGGGCGGCCCATGGCGCGCGCGCTCCCTCGAGAGCGTGACGGCCGAGCTCGACCACCTCAAGGCCCTGGGGGCGCGCTTCCTTCAGGCGCGCGATCCCAACATCGGGCTGGTCAAGAAGCGCCTGCGGGCGATCGCCGAGGCCATGACCCAGGGTGGGTACGGCTTCAAGTGGGTCATCGAGACGGACCTCGAGAGCCTGGACCCCGAGACCCTCGAGGTGCTCGCCAAGGGTGGCCTCAAGCGCCTGATGACGGGCATCGAGTCAGCGGACCCCACGATCCTGCGCGAGATCCACCAGCACCCGGATGCCCTCAAGCTGACCCTCAAGAACATCACGCGCTGCAAGGAGCTGGGCATCGAGCTGACGGGCTTCATGGTCGTCGGCTCCACCTCCGAGTCGTTCGAGAGCGTGGTCGCGACCGTCCGGATGGCCCAGCACCTGCCCATGAACTACTCGGTCTCCCTGATGACCCCGTACCTGGGCACCGTCTACCGGACCGAGGCCGAGGAGCTGGGCCACGTCGCGGACTCGGGGAACTACCACGAGCTCGGCGGGACGGCCTGCGTGGTGCGGACCCGGTACCTGGACCGCCCCAAGGTGAAGCTCGCCTACCGCTGGGCCCAGGGCGAGCTGGAGTGGACCCTGCGCCGCCGCGCCCTCGACGAGGCCCGGGGTCTCGGCAAGGTCCTGCCTGCCCTGCGCCTGGCCAAGCACGTCGTCTGGCACGCCCCGACCAGCTGGCACTTCGGGCTGGAGCGCGAGGCCGCGCGCAAGCGCGCGAACTCCAACCAGAACCTCGCGGGCGTGGGCTGA